Proteins from one Ramlibacter sp. PS4R-6 genomic window:
- a CDS encoding sulfurtransferase, whose protein sequence is MNSVLNVSAYRFVDIADPHALRAALLERARSLDLKGTILLASEGINLFLAGAPEAVRGIVAFLQLEAKESWSQAQPFRKLLVKVKREIIRMDTPSVQPARGRAPALDAKTARRWIGQGHDDAGRPVVLLDTRNAFEVDYGTFDGAIDWRLSKFSEFPAALAARRAQLEGKAVISFCTGGIRCEKAAIHMRDSGLDNVWQLEGGILKYFEETGGAHFRGKCFVFDGREALDTSLQA, encoded by the coding sequence GTGAATTCCGTCCTGAACGTTTCGGCGTACCGCTTCGTCGACATTGCCGACCCGCATGCGCTGCGCGCGGCGCTGCTGGAGCGCGCGCGCTCGCTGGACCTCAAGGGCACCATCCTGCTGGCCTCGGAAGGCATCAACCTGTTCCTGGCGGGCGCGCCGGAGGCCGTGCGCGGCATCGTTGCCTTCCTGCAGCTGGAAGCGAAGGAAAGCTGGTCGCAGGCCCAGCCCTTTCGCAAGCTGCTGGTGAAGGTCAAGCGCGAGATCATCCGCATGGACACGCCATCCGTGCAGCCGGCGCGCGGCCGTGCGCCGGCGCTGGATGCGAAGACCGCGCGGCGCTGGATCGGGCAAGGCCACGACGACGCCGGCCGCCCCGTCGTGCTGCTCGACACGCGCAACGCGTTCGAGGTGGACTACGGCACCTTCGACGGCGCGATCGACTGGCGCCTGTCGAAGTTCAGCGAATTTCCCGCCGCGCTCGCCGCGCGTCGCGCGCAGCTCGAAGGCAAGGCGGTCATCAGCTTCTGCACGGGCGGCATCCGCTGCGAGAAGGCCGCGATCCACATGCGCGACAGCGGCCTGGACAACGTGTGGCAGCTCGAAGGCGGCATCCTGAAGTATTTCGAGGAGACCGGCGGCGCGCACTTCCGCGGCAAGTGCTTCGTTTTCGACGGGCGCGAGGCGCTGGACACGTCCCTGCAAGCCTGA
- the tolQ gene encoding protein TolQ: protein MTNELSILQLVLNASWVVKLVMLLLLGVSVASWAAIFRKLIALKRVNSLNEEFEKEFWSGTSLNDLYSAAVQQSKNAGPMERIFASGMREYQKLRERRITDAGTLLDGARRAMRAGFQREMDAVETHLSFLASVGSVSPYVGLFGTVWGIMHAFIGLGALQTVTLATVAPGIAEALVATAIGLFAAIPAVVAYNRFARDIDRVAIRLETFIEEFSNILQRNLGAQSASGH, encoded by the coding sequence ATGACCAACGAACTGTCGATCCTGCAACTGGTGCTCAACGCGAGCTGGGTGGTCAAGCTCGTCATGCTCCTGCTGCTGGGCGTCTCCGTCGCAAGCTGGGCGGCGATCTTCCGCAAGCTGATCGCGCTGAAGCGCGTGAACTCCCTCAACGAGGAGTTCGAGAAGGAGTTCTGGTCGGGCACCAGCCTGAACGACTTGTACTCGGCGGCCGTGCAGCAATCGAAGAACGCAGGGCCGATGGAACGCATCTTCGCCAGCGGCATGCGCGAATACCAGAAGCTGCGGGAGAGGCGCATCACCGACGCGGGCACCTTGCTCGACGGTGCACGCCGCGCCATGCGCGCAGGCTTCCAGCGCGAGATGGACGCGGTGGAAACGCACCTGTCGTTCCTCGCCTCGGTGGGTTCCGTCTCGCCGTACGTCGGCCTGTTCGGCACGGTGTGGGGCATCATGCACGCCTTCATCGGCCTGGGCGCGCTGCAGACCGTCACGCTCGCCACCGTCGCCCCCGGCATCGCCGAGGCGCTGGTCGCCACCGCCATCGGCCTGTTCGCGGCCATCCCCGCGGTGGTCGCCTACAACCGCTTCGCCCGCGACATCGACCGCGTCGCCATCCGCCTGGAGACCTTCATCGAGGAGTTCTCCAACATCCTGCAGCGCAACCTCGGGGCGCAATCCGCTTCGGGCCACTGA
- a CDS encoding alpha/beta hydrolase family protein: MLRAVAFLFLAVATSAWGQSFDPITTDPPAGDPQFAAQPALLSVQSGGVTLNGRGLIAQGKGPHPTVLLLHGFPGNELNLDLAQAMRRAGWNVFMFHYRGNWGSGGQYSFPNVLEDTATVLAHLRTRANPAWRVDPGRIVLVGHSVGGFAALNTAAADAGVKSVASIAGFDVSLNGESLAANAAMRDGFTNFVKAQGSINVPDAEGFIKAWTTAPASWKFPGLASKLATKNVLMVMGSRDTVSTPAIHHAPLLQALRATPGAQVAEVVLETDHNFSDKRIALQRAILEWLSKQ, from the coding sequence ATGCTTCGAGCAGTCGCATTCCTTTTCCTGGCCGTCGCCACGTCCGCGTGGGGCCAGTCCTTCGACCCCATCACGACCGATCCGCCCGCGGGCGATCCGCAGTTCGCGGCGCAGCCCGCCCTGTTGTCCGTCCAAAGCGGTGGCGTCACCCTGAACGGCCGCGGCCTGATCGCGCAAGGCAAGGGCCCGCATCCCACCGTGCTGCTCTTGCACGGCTTCCCGGGCAACGAACTGAACCTGGACCTCGCGCAGGCCATGCGGCGTGCGGGCTGGAACGTCTTCATGTTCCATTACCGCGGCAACTGGGGCAGCGGCGGCCAGTACTCGTTCCCGAACGTGCTGGAGGACACGGCCACGGTGCTGGCCCACCTGCGCACGCGCGCCAACCCCGCCTGGCGCGTGGACCCGGGCCGGATCGTCCTGGTGGGGCACAGCGTGGGCGGGTTCGCGGCGCTCAACACCGCGGCCGCGGATGCAGGCGTCAAGTCGGTCGCTTCGATCGCGGGCTTCGACGTCTCCCTGAACGGGGAATCGCTGGCTGCGAACGCGGCCATGCGCGACGGGTTCACCAACTTCGTGAAGGCGCAAGGGTCGATCAACGTGCCGGACGCGGAGGGATTCATCAAGGCATGGACCACGGCCCCCGCGTCGTGGAAATTCCCCGGCCTGGCGTCGAAACTCGCGACGAAGAACGTTCTGATGGTGATGGGGAGCCGGGACACAGTCTCGACACCGGCCATCCATCACGCGCCGCTGCTGCAGGCGCTGAGAGCGACCCCGGGCGCGCAAGTGGCGGAGGTGGTCCTGGAGACCGACCACAACTTCTCGGACAAGCGGATCGCCTTGCAGCGGGCCATCCTGGAGTGGCTCTCGAAGCAGTGA
- a CDS encoding cell envelope integrity protein TolA yields MQATADSLAFAPPREPAAVRGFLLAAVAHILLIVALTWGITWDKSTAPVAVEAELWSALPQEAAPPPPPPPPPQQQVVTAPPVAPPPPVVEPKAPDITIEREKKRQQEEARRHEEEERRKLEAQKKRLEEQRWLAEEKRQREELAKKEKARQELDAKKREQLRKEQIARMQALASGGGSPSAQGTAQKSSGPSDSYAGRIRARVKPNIVFTDDVPGNPSAEVEVRMAPDGTIIARKVTKPSGVKSWDDAVLRALDKTEMLPRDVDGRVHTPLIIEFKLRG; encoded by the coding sequence ATGCAGGCGACAGCGGACAGCCTCGCCTTCGCGCCGCCGCGCGAACCGGCCGCGGTGCGGGGCTTCCTGCTCGCCGCCGTCGCGCACATCCTGCTCATCGTTGCGCTCACCTGGGGCATCACCTGGGACAAGAGCACCGCGCCCGTTGCGGTCGAAGCCGAGCTGTGGTCCGCGTTGCCGCAGGAAGCCGCGCCGCCGCCTCCGCCTCCCCCGCCGCCGCAACAGCAGGTCGTGACAGCCCCGCCGGTGGCTCCGCCGCCGCCCGTCGTCGAGCCGAAGGCGCCCGACATCACCATCGAGCGCGAGAAGAAGCGCCAGCAGGAAGAGGCCCGGCGCCACGAGGAAGAGGAGCGCCGCAAGCTCGAAGCGCAGAAGAAGCGGCTGGAGGAACAGCGCTGGCTCGCCGAGGAGAAGCGCCAGCGCGAGGAACTCGCGAAGAAGGAAAAGGCCCGGCAGGAGCTCGACGCGAAGAAGCGCGAGCAGTTGCGCAAGGAGCAGATCGCGCGCATGCAGGCCCTGGCCTCGGGCGGCGGCTCGCCCTCCGCGCAGGGCACGGCGCAGAAGTCGTCGGGGCCTTCGGACAGCTATGCCGGCCGCATCCGCGCGCGCGTCAAACCCAACATCGTGTTCACCGACGACGTGCCGGGCAACCCCAGCGCCGAGGTGGAAGTGCGCATGGCGCCCGACGGCACCATCATCGCGCGCAAGGTCACCAAGCCCAGTGGCGTCAAGAGCTGGGACGACGCCGTTCTGCGCGCCCTCGACAAGACCGAGATGTTGCCGCGCGACGTCGATGGGCGGGTACACACCCCACTGATCATCGAGTTCAAGCTGCGGGGCTGA
- the nusB gene encoding transcription antitermination factor NusB: MATAKKPATTSTGARKASAKSARSRSREFALQALYQYLVGRNEAAAIDTFTRDLAGFHKADSVHYDALLHGCVKEAGELDALIVPLLDRKIEEISPIEHAIMWIGAWEFQHAPDVPWRVVLNECIELAKEFGGTDGHKYVNAVLNGLAPKLRAMEVEADKKAGKAR, encoded by the coding sequence ATGGCCACGGCGAAGAAACCCGCGACCACCAGCACGGGCGCGCGCAAGGCGTCGGCCAAGTCGGCGCGCAGCCGCTCGCGCGAGTTCGCGCTGCAGGCGCTGTACCAGTACCTCGTGGGACGCAACGAAGCGGCCGCGATCGACACGTTCACGCGCGACCTCGCGGGCTTCCACAAGGCCGATTCGGTGCACTACGACGCGCTGCTCCACGGCTGCGTGAAGGAAGCCGGCGAGCTCGACGCGCTCATCGTCCCCCTGCTCGACCGCAAGATCGAGGAAATCTCCCCCATCGAGCACGCGATCATGTGGATCGGCGCGTGGGAGTTCCAGCACGCGCCTGACGTGCCCTGGCGCGTGGTGCTCAACGAGTGCATCGAACTCGCCAAGGAATTCGGCGGCACCGACGGCCACAAGTACGTCAACGCCGTCCTGAACGGGCTGGCGCCGAAGCTGCGGGCAATGGAAGTGGAAGCCGACAAGAAGGCGGGCAAGGCCAGATGA
- a CDS encoding pyridoxal phosphate-dependent aminotransferase: protein MRIAKLIERIEPFYVMEVAKAASQLAREVAHTSKPMIFLNIGEPDFTAPPLVQEAAQRAVHAGKTQYTHAVGLDALREKISQWYAQRFGVDVPARRIVVTSGASAALQLACLALVEPGEEILMPDPSYPCNCHFVTVAGGEPVRIPSTPAERFQLTAAKIAEHWTKKSRGVLLASPSNPTGTSIHPDELRRIHDFVSSHGGITILDEIYLGLSYEETFGHTALSISDQIISINSFSKYFNMTGWRLGWVVAPEDAVLAIEKLTQNLYICPSAVAQHAALACFEPDSIAEYERRRAEFKRRRDYFIPQLEKVGFHVPVVPDGAFYAWADCTEVCKRLGVKDSWDLTFEIMKRAHVAVTPGRDFGVAQAANFIRFSTASSMEHLQEAAQRLEELLK from the coding sequence ATGAGGATCGCGAAGCTGATCGAAAGGATCGAGCCCTTCTACGTGATGGAAGTGGCCAAGGCCGCGTCGCAACTGGCGCGCGAAGTGGCGCACACCAGCAAGCCGATGATCTTCCTGAACATCGGCGAGCCCGACTTCACCGCGCCGCCGCTCGTGCAGGAGGCGGCGCAGCGCGCCGTCCACGCGGGCAAGACGCAGTACACGCACGCCGTCGGCCTGGACGCCCTGCGCGAGAAGATCAGCCAGTGGTACGCGCAGCGCTTCGGCGTGGACGTGCCGGCGAGACGCATCGTCGTCACATCGGGCGCTTCCGCCGCGCTGCAGCTGGCCTGCCTGGCGCTGGTCGAGCCGGGCGAAGAGATCCTGATGCCGGACCCCAGCTATCCGTGCAACTGCCACTTCGTGACGGTGGCGGGCGGCGAGCCGGTGCGCATCCCCTCCACACCCGCCGAGCGCTTCCAGCTCACCGCCGCCAAGATCGCCGAGCACTGGACGAAGAAGTCGCGCGGGGTGCTTCTCGCATCGCCCTCCAACCCGACGGGCACGTCGATCCATCCGGACGAGCTGCGCCGCATCCATGACTTCGTGAGCAGCCACGGCGGCATCACGATCCTCGACGAGATCTACCTGGGCCTGTCGTACGAGGAGACCTTCGGCCACACGGCGCTTTCGATTTCCGACCAGATCATCAGCATCAACAGCTTCTCGAAGTACTTCAACATGACCGGCTGGCGCCTGGGCTGGGTCGTGGCGCCCGAAGATGCGGTGCTGGCCATCGAGAAGCTCACGCAGAACCTGTACATCTGCCCCAGCGCCGTCGCGCAGCATGCGGCCCTGGCCTGCTTCGAGCCCGACAGCATCGCCGAATACGAGCGCCGCCGCGCCGAGTTCAAGCGCCGCCGCGACTACTTCATCCCGCAGCTGGAGAAGGTGGGCTTCCACGTGCCGGTGGTGCCCGACGGCGCGTTCTACGCGTGGGCCGACTGCACCGAAGTCTGCAAGCGCCTGGGCGTGAAGGACAGCTGGGACCTGACCTTCGAAATCATGAAGCGGGCGCACGTGGCCGTGACGCCCGGCCGCGACTTCGGCGTGGCCCAGGCCGCCAACTTCATCCGCTTTTCCACCGCGAGCTCGATGGAGCACCTGCAGGAAGCCGCGCAGCGGCTGGAGGAGCTGCTCAAGTGA
- the dnaE gene encoding DNA polymerase III subunit alpha, giving the protein MFVHLRLHTEFSIADGTNRIDEIVKAAQADHQPALAVTDLNNLYGAIKFYKAARSAGVKPLIGCELFVQGFAKDPQSLARVAVLVQNRQGYLNLCELLARAWTKNVVKAQGACKIEWLKELGEGLIVLSGAQAGPVGQALVQGDEQRAGDAALALASIFPHRFYVELQRAGRADDDAHVAAAVQLAARLKLPVVATHPVQFATEDDYEAHEARVCISEGEILANPRRTRKFTREQWFKPQAAMEQLFADVPSAVANTLEIAKRCNLVLELNKPHLPEFPTPNGMPIDEYFRFASHEGLKERLAQLYPDPARREKEAPRYVQRLDFEIETILKMKFPGYFLIVGDFINWAKRNGCPVGPGRGSGAGSLVAYSLNITDLDPLEYELLFERFLNPERVSMPDFDIDFCQANRDRVIDYVKDKYGKDAVSQIATFGTMAARAAIRDVGRVLDMSYTFCDGISKLIPNKPGQHITIADALEQEPLFKERYEREEDVKTLVDLAQKLEGLTRNVGMHAGGVLIAPGKLTDFTPLYQQPGSESAVSQYDKDDVEAAGLVKFDFLGLATLTILELAKDFIRERHPDQKDFAFEKVALDDPHTYKLFADGKTEAVFQFESRGMQGMLRDAKPTRLEDLVALNAMFRPGPMENIPSFCARKNGREDVHYPHPLLEQVLSETYGIMVYQEQVMQAAQLLGGYSLGGADLLRRAMGKKKAEEMALHRDIFRKGAAQKNISEGKADEIFDLMEKFAGYGFNKSHAAAYSLLAYHTGWLKVHYTAEFYCANMTIEMDDTDKLKVLFEDAQQFGITFEAPDVNRGVYRFEPISDKVIRYGLGAVKGTGGQAIDAIVAAREEGGPFKSLFDFCCRVDRTKINKRTVEALVKAGAFDSLQLNRAAMAASIDRAFDFANATEANANQGGLFDSGDSHAASTQEPPLVDAVPWGVKERLTFEKTAIGFYLSGHLFDEVALEVRRFARRRIDELIDSREPQLLAGIVSDFRTINAPRGKLAIFKLDDKSAVIEATADESLWNLNRNLLKDDELVIVQGKLQPDRFNGGYRLNVNQVWDLATARCRFGKFLRVAVNGKAPDIKRILRDFPARRESTEQGDLVRGLPVRLAVKRDGAEAEIQLGDDARFFPSDAALASWMAQADQGAAQVVYDA; this is encoded by the coding sequence ATGTTCGTCCACCTGCGCCTGCACACGGAATTTTCCATCGCCGACGGCACCAACCGCATCGACGAGATCGTGAAGGCGGCGCAGGCCGACCACCAGCCCGCGCTGGCGGTCACCGACCTGAACAACCTCTACGGCGCGATCAAGTTCTACAAGGCCGCGCGCTCGGCCGGCGTCAAGCCGCTCATCGGTTGCGAGCTCTTCGTGCAGGGTTTCGCCAAGGACCCGCAGTCGCTGGCGAGGGTCGCGGTGCTGGTGCAGAACCGGCAGGGCTACCTGAACCTGTGCGAATTGCTGGCGCGCGCCTGGACGAAGAACGTCGTCAAGGCGCAAGGCGCCTGCAAGATCGAGTGGCTGAAGGAGCTGGGCGAGGGCCTGATCGTGCTCTCCGGCGCGCAGGCGGGGCCCGTCGGGCAGGCGCTGGTGCAGGGCGACGAGCAGCGCGCCGGCGACGCGGCGCTGGCACTGGCGTCGATCTTCCCGCACCGCTTCTACGTCGAGCTGCAGCGCGCGGGCCGCGCCGACGACGATGCGCACGTGGCCGCCGCGGTGCAACTGGCCGCGCGCCTGAAGCTGCCGGTGGTGGCCACGCACCCCGTGCAGTTCGCGACCGAGGACGACTACGAGGCGCACGAGGCGCGGGTGTGCATCTCGGAAGGCGAGATCCTGGCCAACCCGCGCCGCACGCGCAAGTTCACGCGCGAGCAGTGGTTCAAGCCGCAGGCCGCGATGGAGCAGCTCTTCGCCGACGTGCCTTCGGCGGTGGCGAACACGCTGGAGATCGCCAAGCGCTGCAACCTGGTGCTGGAGCTGAACAAGCCGCACCTGCCGGAATTCCCCACGCCGAACGGCATGCCGATCGACGAGTACTTCCGCTTTGCCTCGCATGAAGGGTTGAAGGAGCGGCTGGCGCAGCTGTATCCCGACCCGGCGCGGCGCGAGAAGGAGGCGCCGCGCTACGTGCAGCGCCTGGACTTCGAGATCGAGACCATCCTGAAGATGAAGTTCCCGGGGTACTTCCTCATCGTGGGCGACTTCATCAACTGGGCCAAGCGCAACGGCTGCCCGGTGGGCCCGGGCCGCGGCTCGGGCGCCGGCTCGCTGGTCGCGTACTCGCTGAACATCACCGACCTGGACCCGCTCGAGTACGAACTGCTCTTCGAGCGCTTCCTCAACCCGGAGCGCGTGTCGATGCCCGACTTCGACATCGACTTCTGCCAGGCCAACCGCGACCGCGTCATCGACTACGTCAAGGACAAGTACGGCAAGGACGCCGTGAGCCAGATCGCCACCTTCGGCACGATGGCCGCGCGCGCGGCCATCCGCGACGTGGGCCGCGTGCTCGACATGAGCTACACCTTCTGCGACGGCATCAGCAAGCTGATCCCGAACAAGCCGGGGCAGCACATCACCATCGCCGACGCGCTGGAACAGGAGCCGCTCTTCAAGGAGCGCTACGAGCGCGAGGAGGACGTGAAGACGCTGGTCGACCTCGCGCAGAAGCTCGAGGGCCTGACGCGCAACGTCGGCATGCACGCGGGCGGCGTGCTGATCGCGCCGGGCAAGCTCACGGACTTCACGCCGCTCTACCAACAGCCGGGCAGCGAGTCGGCGGTGAGCCAGTACGACAAGGACGACGTCGAGGCCGCGGGCCTCGTCAAGTTCGACTTCCTGGGCCTCGCGACCCTCACGATCCTGGAGCTGGCCAAGGACTTCATCCGCGAGCGGCACCCGGACCAGAAGGACTTCGCGTTCGAGAAGGTCGCGCTGGACGACCCGCACACCTACAAGCTCTTCGCCGACGGCAAGACCGAGGCGGTGTTCCAGTTCGAATCGCGCGGCATGCAAGGCATGTTGCGCGACGCCAAGCCCACGCGGCTGGAGGACCTGGTGGCGCTCAACGCGATGTTCCGCCCGGGCCCGATGGAGAACATCCCGTCGTTCTGCGCGCGCAAGAACGGGCGCGAGGACGTGCACTACCCGCACCCGCTGCTGGAGCAGGTGCTCTCCGAGACCTACGGGATCATGGTCTACCAGGAGCAGGTGATGCAGGCCGCGCAGCTGCTGGGCGGCTACTCGCTCGGCGGCGCCGACCTGCTGCGCCGGGCGATGGGCAAGAAGAAGGCCGAGGAGATGGCGCTTCACCGCGACATCTTCCGCAAGGGCGCGGCGCAGAAGAACATCTCCGAGGGCAAGGCCGACGAGATCTTCGACCTGATGGAGAAGTTCGCGGGCTACGGCTTCAACAAGTCCCACGCCGCCGCGTACTCGCTGCTGGCGTACCACACCGGGTGGCTGAAGGTCCATTACACGGCGGAGTTCTACTGCGCCAACATGACCATCGAAATGGACGACACCGACAAGCTGAAGGTGTTGTTCGAGGACGCGCAGCAGTTCGGGATCACCTTCGAGGCGCCGGACGTCAACCGCGGTGTGTACCGCTTCGAGCCCATCTCCGACAAGGTGATCCGCTACGGCCTGGGCGCGGTGAAGGGCACGGGCGGGCAGGCGATCGATGCGATCGTCGCCGCGCGCGAGGAGGGCGGCCCGTTCAAGAGCCTGTTCGACTTCTGCTGCCGCGTGGACCGCACGAAGATCAACAAGCGCACCGTGGAAGCGCTGGTGAAGGCCGGCGCCTTCGATTCGCTGCAGCTCAATCGCGCGGCCATGGCCGCGTCGATCGACCGCGCCTTCGACTTCGCCAACGCCACCGAGGCCAACGCCAACCAAGGCGGCCTGTTCGACTCGGGCGATTCGCACGCCGCCAGCACGCAGGAGCCGCCCCTGGTGGATGCGGTGCCCTGGGGCGTGAAGGAGCGCCTGACCTTCGAGAAGACGGCGATCGGTTTCTACCTCTCGGGCCACCTCTTCGACGAAGTGGCGCTGGAAGTGCGGCGCTTCGCCAGGCGCCGCATCGACGAGCTGATCGACAGCCGCGAGCCGCAGCTGCTCGCGGGGATCGTCAGCGACTTCCGCACGATCAACGCGCCGCGCGGCAAGCTCGCGATCTTCAAGCTGGACGACAAGTCGGCGGTGATCGAGGCCACGGCCGACGAATCGCTGTGGAACCTGAACCGCAACCTGCTCAAGGACGACGAGCTTGTCATCGTGCAGGGCAAGCTGCAGCCGGATCGCTTCAACGGCGGCTATCGATTGAACGTGAACCAGGTGTGGGACCTGGCGACGGCGCGCTGCCGCTTCGGCAAGTTCCTGCGCGTGGCGGTGAACGGCAAGGCGCCCGACATCAAGCGCATCCTGCGCGACTTCCCGGCCAGGCGCGAATCGACGGAGCAGGGCGACCTTGTGCGCGGCCTGCCGGTGCGGCTGGCGGTGAAGCGAGATGGCGCGGAGGCGGAGATCCAGCTGGGCGACGACGCGCGCTTCTTCCCGAGCGATGCGGCGCTGGCGAGCTGGATGGCGCAGGCCGACCAAGGGGCCGCGCAGGTGGTGTACGACGCGTGA
- the ybgC gene encoding tol-pal system-associated acyl-CoA thioesterase: MTQQRAFTWPVRVYWEDTDAGGIVFYANYLKFFERARTEWLRALGIGQHGLKERTGGMFVVLETSVRYVKPARLDDELLVTAEVKEGGRASLIIDQQALDAATGALLCQGNIRIGWVEAATLRPARIPADILEALKQR; encoded by the coding sequence GTGACGCAGCAGCGGGCTTTCACCTGGCCCGTGCGCGTCTACTGGGAAGACACGGATGCCGGTGGCATCGTCTTCTACGCCAACTACCTGAAGTTCTTCGAGCGCGCGCGCACCGAGTGGCTGCGCGCGCTGGGCATCGGCCAGCACGGCCTGAAGGAACGCACCGGCGGCATGTTCGTCGTGCTCGAAACCAGCGTGCGCTACGTCAAGCCGGCCCGCCTGGACGATGAACTTCTTGTTACGGCCGAGGTCAAGGAAGGGGGACGGGCGTCTTTGATAATCGACCAGCAAGCCCTTGACGCGGCCACCGGGGCCCTGCTCTGCCAAGGGAATATCCGCATTGGATGGGTCGAGGCGGCCACCCTGCGCCCTGCCAGAATCCCCGCCGACATCCTGGAAGCCCTGAAACAACGATGA
- a CDS encoding biopolymer transporter ExbD: protein MPAMAHRGGRRRTMNEINMVPFIDVMLVLLIIFMVTAPLIAPSMIDLPSVGKAAKAPDQVIQVQIRKDEGIDVKVDEKSMSVPMADLDSTIKQLQAGRPAGSSAVVIAADKNVKYELVVNVMDKLQRAGVQRVGLSVQVAK from the coding sequence ATGCCGGCCATGGCCCACCGCGGCGGCCGCCGCCGCACGATGAACGAGATCAACATGGTCCCGTTCATCGACGTCATGCTGGTGCTGCTGATCATCTTCATGGTGACCGCGCCCCTCATCGCCCCGAGCATGATCGACCTGCCCAGCGTGGGCAAGGCGGCCAAGGCGCCCGACCAGGTGATCCAGGTGCAGATCCGCAAGGACGAAGGCATCGACGTGAAGGTGGACGAGAAGTCCATGAGCGTGCCCATGGCCGACCTCGACTCGACGATCAAGCAGCTGCAGGCCGGCCGGCCCGCGGGCAGCAGCGCCGTGGTCATCGCTGCCGACAAGAACGTCAAGTACGAACTTGTCGTGAACGTGATGGACAAGCTGCAACGCGCGGGCGTCCAGCGCGTGGGCCTGTCGGTGCAGGTGGCGAAGTAG
- a CDS encoding class I SAM-dependent methyltransferase, whose product MSYDAQYFGDARTFAHDYGAVAEAIVRAYAPERVLDVGCGPGHLSRELARRGCSVVATDGYSSPDFSGTRVLFEHLDLESEQAVRAATSRFTNAFDLAVCLEVGEHIREDRSDALVALLCSAAPAVVFSAAVPGQPGEGHVNCQPRTWWHDKFSERGLSLQHRVRPSLMGNARLPPWFRFNVLDYGSAPPGPGADLTRSLLDAESKVTSAYFGEYELRFGLPEALADAERRLQMPAVKFILRLQRGVGRLFSIRSWR is encoded by the coding sequence GTGAGCTACGACGCCCAATACTTTGGCGATGCACGCACCTTCGCCCACGACTACGGTGCCGTTGCAGAAGCAATCGTGCGAGCTTATGCGCCGGAACGAGTGCTGGACGTCGGATGCGGTCCGGGCCATCTGAGTCGCGAGCTCGCGCGGCGCGGCTGCAGCGTCGTCGCGACCGACGGCTACTCATCCCCGGACTTCTCCGGCACGCGGGTCCTGTTCGAGCACCTTGACCTGGAGTCGGAGCAGGCGGTCCGCGCGGCCACTTCGCGGTTCACCAATGCCTTCGACCTTGCGGTCTGCCTCGAAGTCGGGGAGCACATCCGCGAGGACCGCTCGGACGCACTCGTGGCGCTCCTCTGTTCGGCGGCGCCGGCGGTCGTCTTTTCCGCCGCCGTGCCTGGGCAGCCAGGCGAAGGCCACGTCAATTGCCAGCCCAGGACGTGGTGGCACGACAAGTTCTCCGAGCGCGGGCTTTCCCTGCAGCATCGCGTCCGTCCCTCGCTCATGGGCAATGCACGGCTCCCACCGTGGTTCCGGTTCAATGTGCTCGACTATGGCTCCGCGCCACCAGGCCCAGGAGCCGACCTCACCCGCTCGCTGCTCGACGCCGAATCGAAAGTGACTTCGGCCTACTTCGGCGAGTATGAATTGAGATTCGGCCTGCCTGAAGCGCTGGCCGATGCCGAGCGGCGCCTGCAGATGCCCGCGGTGAAGTTCATCCTGCGCTTGCAGCGGGGGGTCGGTCGGCTCTTCTCGATCAGGTCCTGGCGATAG
- the ribH gene encoding 6,7-dimethyl-8-ribityllumazine synthase → MFGADKGKAGKLDGKGLYIGIVQARWNAGITDSLLEACTGELVKLGVAEDHIDVVKVPGALEIPVALQALAEKGGYDALVALGCVIRGETYHFELVANESAAGVTRVSLDYQLPVANVILTTENLAQAQERQVEKGVDAARVVVEMCNLLDEL, encoded by the coding sequence ATGTTTGGCGCAGACAAAGGCAAGGCCGGCAAGCTCGACGGCAAGGGCCTGTACATCGGCATCGTGCAGGCCCGCTGGAACGCGGGCATCACCGATTCGCTCCTCGAAGCGTGCACGGGGGAACTCGTGAAGCTCGGTGTCGCCGAGGACCACATCGACGTGGTCAAGGTGCCGGGCGCACTGGAAATCCCGGTCGCCCTGCAGGCGTTGGCGGAGAAAGGCGGCTACGACGCACTGGTGGCGCTCGGCTGCGTGATCCGCGGCGAGACCTACCATTTCGAGCTGGTGGCCAACGAATCGGCCGCTGGCGTCACGCGCGTGTCGCTGGACTACCAGCTGCCCGTCGCCAACGTCATCCTCACCACCGAGAACCTCGCGCAGGCGCAGGAACGCCAGGTCGAGAAGGGTGTCGACGCCGCGCGGGTCGTGGTCGAGATGTGCAACCTGCTGGACGAACTCTGA